tcaggggggtaattcgtactttttcccaCTTAGATTTGAAAAGTATTCTTGATAAGATCACAAAGTCCAGCACCCTGCACCATTACTCGAAATCTCAAGACAAATTCCAGATCCCATTCACAGTATAGAACAGGTTTGGGCTTGTATCATCTTGGCCACAAAAGAAAGATTGAGATTAATGATCTAATTTGCTTTTTTCCAAAGGAGAAATTTTAATTGTCTTCAATGGCAAGGGCCTTTTTGGCTGGGTTCCAAACTGTATTTTCTCCAAACCAGAAACTGATGCAAATGGGTGGTATTAGAAGTAGATATTTTCTTATGCGATGACTTGCAGAGATTTTTTGATTGATTTGGTAAATTGTGctggtagaaaaaaaaatggccaTGATCCCTTTATCAAATAAAGGAAGAATTATTGGGTCTGTGAGCACAGATCAAACCACTCAACATGAATGGTTCTTTTGCAGATGTGTTTGCAATTTGTAGATGAAATCAAATGATATTTCATTGTTGTTTTGATAGTGATTCTGCACCATTGATGTTTCACTTTTTAATTTtgtcaaaaagaaaacaatattcTCGTGCGATCAACTCATCACCAAACTTAATACATCAAGTGAATTACTACAAAAGAAAGTTTAAGGCAAGCGAGCACTATAAATGAACAAAAAGAAGCTAGCTCAGACCAAAAATGGATGGGTTTCTAGCTTGGCTTCTAAAGGTTCCTAAGGGCAGACAACCAAAAGGAAGCTTCTGAGGATTGAGGAAGCACTAGCCAGTAGCCACCCCAAACAGGTCCATTGGTGGACTACTTGATTGTACAACATGAGCACCTTTATCAGGCAGGTTTCTTTTGACTCTGATGCTTGACTCTGATTTCGGTCACTTCCATTTAAGTCTCAGCCAATTGTCCTAATATCTTTAGACAGCGATAATTTGTTGTCATCTCAGCATTTGGGAACTCTTTATTCCTCAAAGCTCTAATGCTTATGCAACAAGTAGATAAAACGGAACACAACTACATCCAGTTTGTTCAGCTAAGTAAACCCTAATGTTAACGTTTTATACAGGAGAGATGGACTGCAATATGGGGAGAGGAAGACATACCTTGTATCTCACTGTCTACGCTTAGCGCCTCAGTCATGCATAAGCTAAGGTGAGGTGACACAAGTTCTTCCTACATTATTGCTTTAAACAATTTTCTTCTTTGGCTGCCTGCAACTCACTTCTGTTGACATTGCTCTCATATTAGACCGCAGCCAGCGTGGGATCGTACGTGCACCGCAGCAGCAGCTTCTGGCCTCCTCTGGGAATTGGATATGCGGTCCGAGCTCGGTGCCTTTGAGCTGGGAAAGCAGGCTGAAGCTGTGGAGTGTTCATTGGATGTCTTGCTTGATGCTCTCACGGCACGACGGCTTCGCCTGGGACGATCTATAACCCGAAAACAGAGGCATAATAGGAACTGCATATAGTTGCATGCCTGGAAGCCTGGGTTCATTTTTTTGCAGAATAGGAAAGCTGATTAGATAGTTAAAGCGTATTCCTTCACTCTTTTGAGGTCACTAGCAACTGCTGAAATATGGAAAACATTCCTTTTGGCGGGAAATTAATATGGAGAAATCTTTTCAGCTGTGATGTTAGCAAAAAACTGAAACAGCATATTCAAAGGTTGTAAAACATTTCTTTTGGCAGGAAATTAATCTGGAGAATGCCTAAGTTTTCAGCTGTGATACCAACAGACTGAAACAGCAAAGGTTGTGCGGATTTGTAGTGCTGAAAAGAACATCGAATACAAATTATCCTATAATGCTCTGCAGCGATAAAAGTTCCTATAATGCTCTGCAGCGATAAAAGTTCATCGTTCTGTTTTTATGACCTCCATAATCAATACCGCCTATCATTTCGTTGTGTGAAAAATTTATTCCCTTTCTGGCTACGGAGCCAAATTTCGGCGCTTGATagcagggtttgaaatttcggttcgaaatttcggaaatttcgccCCCACCGAAATGCTCATATCTTGTCCGAAACTTTCggtttttttgtaattttttgtgaatttgatcaaattttattcagatacattcaaaatcagtcaaaatttcaaaaaatttcgtacgaaaaaaaaaatctgaaatttccaaaatttcagtTCTATCGCCCACCTGCGGTAGAAATCCTACTTTCAAAATTACAAACCCTGCTTGATAGGAAATCACTATATACGCTGAAGAAAAAAGGCTTCAACGATTGCTGGGCTCGACAACCCCGAACAGAACAGTTCAATGTGTAAATTTTCGAGATGAAATAAAGAGCAAGTTTCACGAAACATAAGCGAAAGATAGTAATGTTTCAGGATCAACTAATATAGAAACAGTCAAAATTGTCAACCTCATTCAGCATCTGCTTCCTAAATGAAAAGAGAAACAAGATGGTCAAGCTTAATATCCCAATATGTATTGGAACTTATCAGCAGAGTATATTTACACTTACATACAAGTACTCAGCTTACATTGCATAAAGAGCAGCTATAGTGGAAGTAAAAACTATATACAGACAAATTACCCTCGGCGCTTGCTGAGGCGCCATGAGTTTGGCTCGTTGTATCTGTCATACAGAGGCTCAATCCTTTCTTGGCGCTTCCGCTTACTGATCTTCGTTGGGTCTGCAGATCTGTAGAACCTCGGTGCCAGTTCAACAAGCCATCTTGGGTCAATGGCTGTCACCTCCCTCATGTACTCTTTTGTGGTCATGACGACTTCATGATAGATAACCCACTCTGGTTGCTGCTGGAAGAGAGCGCTGGCAGGGTGGATATACACCTGCTGATGATCAGCAATGGTCCTGTATCCTCCCTGGGGATCCTTCCTGGCAGCGTGGAAGAAGAAGCCAGCAGTGATGGCTTTCCTCACCTTGGTGAGATCATTCCCTGCAGAGACAACGTTAAGCTTATACTTGTCCATAATCTCAAGGAGCTGTTTTCTGACATCCTGTGCTCTCCTCAGGGATGTTAGCTGGACAAAATTCTCATAGCACCATGGACCTGAAAACTGCTTTGCCTTCCACGCCTGATACACGGTGAGCAGGGTGAGGTGATCCCCTTCTGGTTGGAAAAAGTTGCCCCTTTTCCGATCGGCTTGAGCTTGTTTTTCCCTTGGCCGGTAGAATATGTTCCCAGTTTGAATCATCGCAATGATGGTCAGTATTTCATCACTGCATCCGAGGTCCACACTAGCAAGGAGCATCTTTGAAAGTGGTGGTTCTTGTGGAAACTCCGCCATCCTTCTCCCTACTCTTGTAAGGAGACCCTCCTCATCTAAGGCACCAAGGTTGTACAGTTGTTCCATTGCAGTTATGAGTGATTGAGGAGCTGGGGGGTCCATGAAGTCAAATGACAGTAGATCGTTTATTCCCATTGCCTTCATATTGAGGACCGTCTCCCCCAAGTTGATCCTCTGAATTTCTGGAGTAGTTGTGGGGGGCATTTCGTTGCGATAGGCACTTTCAGTGTATAGACGATAACACTTTCCTGGGCCTGTACGTCCAGCACGCCCTGCCCTCTGTTTAGCTGATGCTTGAGATATCGGTGTGATGATCAGTGAATCCAGCCCTTGTTTTGGGTTATACACATTGAGTTTTGCAAATCCTGGGTCAATTACATAATATATCCCATCTATTGTAATAGATGCTTCCGCTATGTTAGTGGCCACGACCACTTTCCTCTTCCCAGGAGGAGTAGGTTCAAAGATCTTTGACTGCATTTCAGCTGGCTGAGCACTGTACACTGCATATATCAGCAATTCTGGTACATTCCTACCTAGAGACTTCATCCTCTCATAGAGACACTGACAGGCATGATCAATCTCTTCCTGGCCAGTTAAGAACAAGAGGATATCACCTTCAGGTTCAGTCAGATGGATCTGTGATACTGTGAGCAGCGCAGCATGCATGTAATCACTCTCTGGCTGTTTTGAATAGAGTATCTCCACAGGATATGTTCTTCCGGGAATTGTAAAAATATTACAATCGAAGAAATATCCAGAGAACTTCTCTGCATCAAGAGTGGCGGAAGTGACTATTAACTTGAGATCAGTTCTACGCCTAATTAGCTTCTTGAGTAAGGCAAAGAGAATGTCTGTATATATAGTCCTCTCATGTGCCTCATCAAGCATGACCACGGAGTAACTAGAGAGGTCAGTGTCCAACAAAATTTCACGAAGGAGCATGCCATCCGTCATGTACTTAATGACAGTATCTGGTCCAGTGTGATCATCAAAACGTATTGAGTAACCAACTTCCTCTCCCAATCGGCAACCAAACTCTTCCGATACTCGCTTGGCAACTGACTCTGCAGCGACCCTGCGAGGCTGAGTACATGCAATTTTCCCCCTCGTAATATAGCCTGCCTCAGCAAGGTACTGTGTAACCTGGGTTGTTTTCCCTGAACCGGTCTCACCAATAACAACCAGAACTTGATTGTCACGAACAGCTTCGATAAGCTCATTCTTCAGCCTGAATATTGGAAGACTCTGCCTCTGTTCCAGGATTGAAAGCCTTGAAGTCTGACCAAATGTTACAGTCTTCCCATAAGCCTCTTTCTTCCACTCTGGCATGCTTTCAGCAGATAATCCAACACCGCGTAGCTCTTGTGCGAGATACCGCCCACCGACCTCAGGCACAGGATCCTCCCATGGCCGATTCAGATCCTTTGGGATGGAGTCAACCAATGCTCTTTGATCCTCGTTCCTGATATCACGCCACTCCTTGATAAGCGCACTCTGCAGAACCGCCGCTCGACTCAGCGACCCATCAGGGTTCGTGGAAATCCTCACTGGGGACACATCAATTGTGGACCGACCCTGTCCCCGCAAGAATGCTGGCTCATCTTCATTAAGCTCaatctcaagctcctcctccacaCCTTCCTCCTGGTAATTCATCCCCTCGCTATCCTCATCATCGAACGCCGGGTAATCCTTCGCATTCAGAACCCCTGAAGCAATCAGCTGCTTCATTTCCCACCTCTCCGGCGAGCTCATCCGCCTAATCGGCCGCCGCGACGATGCCGTGCCAGTCTGGTTGTCCTCGGGGATCACAATTCCTGACACCCCCGTCCTTCTCCTAGTGGCGGCGGCTCGATCGGTCCACGGATTCGCCATCGGCCTCGGCACATCATCCTCCCCCCTAGCACGCTGCAACGGTAGGAGGTCCTTCCCCGTGTCCTGGTCGACGTCCCGCATCGACAGCCCCAGATTGCGCCCCTGCACGGACACGATCTTGACGAACACCTCCTGCCCACGCTTCACGGCGATTCGGCGGCCGGGCATCTCGGAGACATGGACGAGCCCCTCGCGGCCGCGCGCGTCGTCGAGGCGGACGAAGCACCCGGCGTCCGCCAGGCCGGTGACCTTCCCGCGGCACACCTGGTACAGCCCCGGATCCCCATCTCTCACCCGCTCCTCCGCCTTGTCCTTCCCGCAAACCCTTGCACCGGTGCCACGGGAGGCAGGGTTttggggggcgggggcgggggcgtcgTCGGCGTGGGTAGGGATGGCGTGGATGACGGTGTGGAGGGTGCGCGCGAGGTAGTCCGGCAGGTCAGCGCCGTGGGCCTTGAGCTTGGCGTCGAAGTCTGCGACGGAAGGGGATGCGCGGCCCAGGTCGACGATGAACTCCGCGaggacgcggtcgccgacgccgAGGTGCGCCTCCAGCTCCGAGCAGACCTTGGAGACGAGCGAGAGCTGCGTGAGCCGCCGGAGCCCGTCGCGCACCGCGCCGCCGGCAGGGGTCGACACCTTGGCCGCCACCATTGGGTTGGTTTTCGCGTGTCGAACGGCCAATAGAAGTTCTCTTGCACCTTTTCCTGTTAAGTCAGCCGGAAGGAACGATAGTCGGTTTGGGTTCGAGTCGGTTACTAAGGGCTGAGGCCTGAGGCTATTGCAAGCTAATACAAATacattaaataaatatattaaatgtactAGTAATCTTGCACATGTAATGCACGTATATACCAATATAAATTGTACAAAACATACTCTGTATTATCTACAATTGTTAATTTTAACATGCCATCTTACAGGTGAAGcatttttatgattttataaataatattaatcatTTTAGTACATGCCATGATTCTGGATTTGATAACTTAGTGGTAAATTTTGCATCCATGAATGTTACATTTCACACAACCATTTATTTGTATGTGGTTTCAATCTTTTTCGAAACAAAGGCAAAAGCTTTAACATCTTTCATCGATATAGAGAACATAAACAACACCAACGCAACAAAGGGCAAGCACCGAAACCAATTCACTGTACAACACCTTGAGAACACCCCCAAACTAAACTACACTACAAAGCACCTGAAACTGCGGACAACAGAACACCTAGAGCAAACAACACCCAAAGCAAGAgatctaaaaaaaactaaaacaggATTCTTAGGTCAGAGATCTAGAACAATAAACCGAGTGTCGTTAGCCCAAACAAGGCTACTAAAAACTCGACATAGTTTTCCGTTAATCCTCCTTCAAGAGCTTAATGCATCATTGCATCTATCCATGGGGTCTTTATTTATCGGCAAGCAACTTTCAATACACCTTCAGCAAACAATGAATCTCCTTTTTCTATACAAAATCCATCACATGTGAAACATTCCCTGTTACACATAATATGATGTGAGATTTTGGCATTGTTACACATATTCTCAGCAGCAGCATGTTGTCAGTTTATATCAATGCTGGGTTACCTAGCATATGTTCTCTTTCTATCATCTTAaagcattattttttaaatccttAATTCTTAAAATCTACCTAATCAATTGGCATGAATTGTGACTCATAAAACTGATTCCGGTGTGTGTAATAAGATAAAATTTAAGGTTATAAAACTCTGGAATGTGGCATAAAATTTATAACACGATAATTACTTGCTCATGAATGTTGGGTTACCGATTTATATCGGCACTCCATAAATATGTTCTCCTTCTGATATCTTTAGGCTAAGTAAATTCTGGATACGAATATATGGAAGCAAATTTGTAACAGGAAAATTAATCACATGAAAGAGGAAATTGTTAACTGCCAAGTTGCACTATATATACAAATTATACAGTGGCTTGAGGCATTTCTGCACTAAAAATACTGATAGCAAACAAAGCAGAATACTGAAAACATTATCCATATACGTCTTGTATAACAGGGCACCAAGCCATAGTAAAGCTCAAGTTTTGGATCTAGCTAACCAACCATCTATTATTATCTAACTTGTACAGTTCACACACATTTTGGGCACATGGAGCATCAGTTTTCCTCCTAATCCTAATAAGGATATGGACTTGGCCTACCACAGAAAGCAAAAGTGTGGGCTGCGTACTAATCTTaatacatattaaaaaaatctaattg
The Oryza sativa Japonica Group chromosome 6, ASM3414082v1 DNA segment above includes these coding regions:
- the LOC136351103 gene encoding probable pre-mRNA-splicing factor ATP-dependent RNA helicase DEAH5, translating into MVAAKVSTPAGGAVRDGLRRLTQLSLVSKVCSELEAHLGVGDRVLAEFIVDLGRASPSVADFDAKLKAHGADLPDYLARTLHTVIHAIPTHADDAPAPAPQNPASRGTGARVCGKDKAEERVRDGDPGLYQVCRGKVTGLADAGCFVRLDDARGREGLVHVSEMPGRRIAVKRGQEVFVKIVSVQGRNLGLSMRDVDQDTGKDLLPLQRARGEDDVPRPMANPWTDRAAATRRRTGVSGIVIPEDNQTGTASSRRPIRRMSSPERWEMKQLIASGVLNAKDYPAFDDEDSEGMNYQEEGVEEELEIELNEDEPAFLRGQGRSTIDVSPVRISTNPDGSLSRAAVLQSALIKEWRDIRNEDQRALVDSIPKDLNRPWEDPVPEVGGRYLAQELRGVGLSAESMPEWKKEAYGKTVTFGQTSRLSILEQRQSLPIFRLKNELIEAVRDNQVLVVIGETGSGKTTQVTQYLAEAGYITRGKIACTQPRRVAAESVAKRVSEEFGCRLGEEVGYSIRFDDHTGPDTVIKYMTDGMLLREILLDTDLSSYSVVMLDEAHERTIYTDILFALLKKLIRRRTDLKLIVTSATLDAEKFSGYFFDCNIFTIPGRTYPVEILYSKQPESDYMHAALLTVSQIHLTEPEGDILLFLTGQEEIDHACQCLYERMKSLGRNVPELLIYAVYSAQPAEMQSKIFEPTPPGKRKVVVATNIAEASITIDGIYYVIDPGFAKLNVYNPKQGLDSLIITPISQASAKQRAGRAGRTGPGKCYRLYTESAYRNEMPPTTTPEIQRINLGETVLNMKAMGINDLLSFDFMDPPAPQSLITAMEQLYNLGALDEEGLLTRVGRRMAEFPQEPPLSKMLLASVDLGCSDEILTIIAMIQTGNIFYRPREKQAQADRKRGNFFQPEGDHLTLLTVYQAWKAKQFSGPWCYENFVQLTSLRRAQDVRKQLLEIMDKYKLNVVSAGNDLTKVRKAITAGFFFHAARKDPQGGYRTIADHQQVYIHPASALFQQQPEWVIYHEVVMTTKEYMREVTAIDPRWLVELAPRFYRSADPTKISKRKRQERIEPLYDRYNEPNSWRLSKRRG